The Aggregatilinea lenta genome includes a region encoding these proteins:
- a CDS encoding ABC transporter permease, with the protein MEAQIATPAAAPGDKPLPFILRFFQIFESLGVLVMLLVLFGVMAAIKPVYLNTNNLNNIVITGSIIAVTGLGMTIAVAMGDLDLSVGSNQALTACIAADLLTRTSMPLTIGATLLIGLLVGVVNGVIISRLKVPAFVATLGMMSVLRGAALLYTDGQSILIMGYDDFAALNTSKVLGLPMPFIIALVTLLFFYVLLRHTPFGRHVCAIGGNENAARATGLRIGLTRVIVFGLVGMAAALSGIMLSAQLLFVDGTLGKGLELQAIAVTVLGGTSLAGGSGNLPGTLLGALLIAAINSALNILKVPPFYQYLALGLLLILALSLDTARRAIIKRVVTGGVR; encoded by the coding sequence ATGGAAGCTCAAATCGCTACCCCCGCAGCAGCACCAGGGGACAAGCCCCTGCCGTTCATCCTGCGTTTCTTCCAGATCTTTGAAAGCCTGGGCGTGCTGGTCATGCTGCTGGTTCTGTTCGGGGTCATGGCGGCCATCAAGCCGGTGTACCTGAACACGAACAACCTGAACAACATCGTCATCACCGGCTCGATCATCGCCGTCACCGGCCTGGGCATGACTATCGCGGTGGCGATGGGTGACCTCGACCTGTCGGTGGGGTCCAATCAGGCACTGACCGCGTGTATCGCCGCCGACCTGCTGACCCGCACCAGCATGCCGCTGACCATCGGCGCGACGCTGTTGATCGGACTATTGGTGGGCGTGGTGAACGGCGTGATCATCAGCCGCCTGAAGGTTCCCGCTTTCGTCGCCACGCTGGGGATGATGAGCGTGCTGCGCGGCGCAGCGCTGCTCTACACCGACGGGCAGTCGATCCTGATCATGGGTTACGACGACTTCGCCGCGTTGAACACCAGCAAGGTGCTGGGCCTGCCGATGCCGTTCATCATCGCGCTGGTGACCTTATTATTCTTTTACGTGCTGCTGCGCCATACCCCCTTCGGGCGGCACGTGTGCGCCATCGGCGGCAACGAGAACGCGGCACGCGCGACCGGCCTGCGCATCGGCCTCACCCGTGTGATCGTGTTCGGGCTGGTCGGCATGGCGGCGGCGCTGTCCGGCATCATGCTCAGCGCGCAACTGCTGTTCGTGGACGGCACACTGGGCAAGGGACTGGAGCTGCAGGCCATCGCCGTGACCGTGCTGGGCGGCACCAGTCTGGCGGGCGGCAGCGGCAACCTGCCCGGCACGCTGTTGGGCGCTTTGCTTATCGCGGCCATCAACAGTGCGCTCAACATTCTAAAGGTGCCGCCGTTTTACCAGTACCTGGCGCTGGGGCTGCTGCTCATCCTGGCGCTGAGTCTCGACACCGCCCGTCGCGCGATCATCAAGCGCGTCGTGACCGGAGGTGTGCGATGA
- a CDS encoding response regulator, whose product MSKNTASTPYRVLAIDDHTMFRQALVSLLETRPATFRVVGEARDSCEAVLLARDVGAELILLDVSLPDCSGIDIIESLHDAVPNAKIVMLSGSGDGQSVYDAISRGAVGYLTKNLGAQQLFDQLESAMNGYIVFTPDSVTQFTRHVLSQQGVHSTDSAATALATFDALDTEIIRLVAEGRTNVEIAQETHVSTHTVKVHLTAILAALKLENRTQLAVYAKSSTRTSGY is encoded by the coding sequence ATGTCTAAAAACACGGCTTCAACACCCTACAGAGTCCTGGCCATCGACGACCACACGATGTTCCGGCAGGCCCTGGTGAGCCTGCTCGAAACCCGCCCGGCGACGTTTCGCGTCGTGGGCGAGGCGCGCGACAGCTGCGAAGCCGTGCTGCTGGCGCGCGACGTCGGGGCGGAGCTGATCCTGCTGGACGTGAGCCTGCCGGATTGCAGCGGCATCGACATCATCGAATCCCTGCACGACGCCGTGCCCAACGCGAAAATCGTGATGCTCTCCGGGTCCGGCGATGGGCAGTCCGTCTACGACGCGATCAGCCGGGGCGCCGTGGGCTATCTGACCAAAAACCTGGGCGCGCAGCAGTTGTTCGACCAGCTCGAAAGCGCGATGAACGGCTACATCGTCTTCACGCCGGATTCGGTGACGCAGTTCACGCGGCATGTCCTGAGCCAGCAGGGCGTCCACTCCACCGACAGCGCCGCGACCGCCCTGGCCACCTTCGACGCGCTCGACACCGAGATCATTCGCCTGGTGGCGGAGGGCCGGACCAACGTCGAGATCGCGCAGGAGACCCACGTCAGCACACACACGGTCAAGGTCCACCTGACCGCCATCCTCGCCGCGCTGAAGCTCGAAAACCGCACGCAGTTAGCCGTCTACGCCAAATCCAGCACCCGCACCTCCGGTTACTGA
- a CDS encoding mannonate dehydratase, translating into MQLGLGLYRHMLTQDNYRFARQAGATAIVAHLCDYFAEGPRIPTTRDDGWGVAGTGLASWQPENLAALKASIEAEGLALAAVENLDPMLWYDVLLDGPRKAEQLETVKAIIRRFGEVGIPVLGYNFSLAGVWGHVEGPYARGGATSVSFLGADGPQETQIPRGMVWNMIYDAGAGPGTIGTVTQAQLWARLKDFLDAVLPVAEASGVRVALHPDDPPLPTLRDTARLVYQPSIYQRVLDLHPSPANALEFCIGSLAEMTEGDIYDVVDTYTRQDDVAYIHFRNIRGKVPRYHEVFVDEGDVDMIRVIRILLQNRFEGVIIPDHTPQMTCDAPWHAGMAFALGYIRAAIQACS; encoded by the coding sequence ATGCAGCTTGGACTCGGCCTCTACCGGCATATGCTCACGCAGGACAACTACCGCTTCGCGCGGCAGGCGGGCGCGACCGCCATCGTGGCGCACCTCTGCGACTACTTCGCAGAAGGCCCGCGCATCCCCACTACGCGCGATGATGGCTGGGGCGTCGCGGGGACCGGCCTCGCCAGTTGGCAGCCGGAGAATCTCGCCGCGCTCAAGGCATCCATCGAGGCGGAAGGGTTGGCGTTGGCCGCGGTCGAGAACCTGGACCCCATGCTGTGGTACGACGTCCTGCTTGACGGCCCCCGCAAGGCGGAGCAGCTTGAAACGGTCAAGGCCATCATCCGGCGGTTCGGTGAGGTCGGCATCCCGGTCCTGGGGTATAACTTCAGCCTCGCCGGGGTATGGGGTCATGTCGAAGGCCCCTACGCGCGCGGCGGCGCGACCTCGGTCAGCTTCCTGGGCGCGGACGGCCCGCAAGAAACGCAGATCCCGCGCGGCATGGTCTGGAACATGATCTACGACGCCGGAGCCGGGCCGGGCACGATTGGCACGGTCACGCAGGCGCAGTTGTGGGCGCGGCTGAAAGATTTTCTGGATGCCGTGCTGCCCGTGGCGGAAGCGTCGGGCGTGCGCGTCGCGCTGCATCCCGACGACCCGCCTCTGCCCACGCTGCGCGACACGGCGCGGCTGGTCTACCAGCCGTCAATCTACCAGCGCGTGCTCGACCTGCATCCCAGTCCGGCCAACGCGCTGGAATTTTGCATCGGCTCGCTGGCGGAAATGACCGAGGGCGACATTTACGACGTGGTGGACACCTACACACGCCAGGACGACGTGGCGTACATCCACTTCCGCAACATTCGCGGCAAAGTCCCGCGCTATCACGAAGTCTTCGTGGACGAGGGGGACGTGGACATGATCCGGGTGATCCGCATCCTGCTCCAGAACCGGTTCGAAGGTGTGATCATTCCCGATCACACGCCGCAAATGACGTGCGACGCGCCCTGGCACGCGGGCATGGCCTTTGCGCTGGGCTATATTCGCGCCGCGATCCAGGCGTGCAGCTGA
- a CDS encoding DMSO/selenate family reductase complex A subunit encodes MGQNQMLSKILDDAVLTRRSFVKWSSALGGTAALAGGLGTALHSTQTAEASRTAEGASQLVTTACYHNCGGRCILYADVQDGVVKRLVPDIDEVDTIDQPRSIPCLRGRAQIHRVYSTERLKYPMKRVGKRGEGKFERISWEEALDTIASEMTRLKETYGNESFYFHYASGTQWPGPNGRNPVRRLMRLFGGYTDYYGTYSSACYSAVIPLITGGANNSADDMLNSKLVVLFSSNPVVTTSGGDNVGYHCMKAKEAGARFICIDPIMTDSCAALEAEWVPINPGTDVALVAALSHVMIKNDLYDKEFMAKYSVGFDEDTLPEDAPKNSSWMAYVMGDADDVEKTPEWAAEITGIPAERIVSLAYDMAQTKPCAIVQNLGFQRRAYGEQPVRAIPILAAMTGNFGIHGGGTGATVGRGSSISMGSVPTGDNPIKGVISVFMWPDMITRGTEMTSGPDDRIKGVEKLNANMKFMWNHGGNTITNQHSDINLTQEILSDDTKLELIVTCEVMMTPSAMWSDILLPACTGFETDNVITGGGSGRVAWAMYSHQVIEPLFEDMPEIWMADQLADRLGVLDAFREGKETTEDWIRFMVDTAREKDENFPTFEEFKEVGIYKKTTSGQVIGAADFVEDPEANPLSTPTGKIEIYSPTLAALNDPEEIPAIPKYIPEWEGVSDPLRDTYPLMMIGSHAVQRSHSTFSGIDYLEEAHHHVMWINTLDAADRGIENGDTVHVFNDRGKIEIEARVTPRIRPGVISVPQGHWYDPDSNGLDKGGCINTLTKYHPTPFAKGNPQHTNLVQVEKA; translated from the coding sequence ATGGGTCAGAATCAAATGCTTTCAAAGATTCTCGACGACGCAGTGCTCACCCGCCGCAGCTTCGTAAAATGGAGCTCGGCCCTGGGTGGAACCGCGGCGTTGGCTGGAGGGTTGGGAACAGCTCTACACAGCACGCAGACGGCTGAAGCCAGCCGTACCGCAGAAGGCGCTTCGCAGCTCGTCACCACCGCCTGCTACCACAACTGCGGCGGTCGCTGCATTCTCTACGCCGACGTTCAGGACGGCGTGGTGAAGCGTCTCGTGCCCGACATCGACGAAGTGGATACCATCGACCAGCCGCGCTCGATCCCGTGCCTGCGTGGTCGCGCACAGATCCACCGCGTCTACTCGACCGAACGCCTGAAGTACCCGATGAAGCGCGTCGGCAAGCGCGGCGAAGGCAAGTTTGAGCGCATCAGTTGGGAAGAGGCGCTGGACACCATCGCTTCGGAAATGACGCGCCTCAAAGAAACCTATGGGAACGAATCTTTTTACTTCCACTACGCATCCGGCACGCAGTGGCCCGGCCCCAACGGGCGTAACCCCGTCCGCCGCCTGATGCGCCTGTTCGGCGGCTACACCGATTATTACGGCACGTACAGCTCGGCCTGCTATTCCGCCGTGATCCCTTTAATCACGGGTGGCGCGAACAACTCGGCAGACGACATGCTCAATTCCAAGCTGGTCGTGCTGTTCAGTTCGAACCCGGTTGTCACCACCAGCGGCGGCGACAACGTGGGCTACCACTGCATGAAGGCCAAAGAGGCCGGCGCACGCTTCATTTGCATCGACCCGATCATGACCGATAGCTGCGCCGCGCTCGAAGCCGAGTGGGTTCCGATCAACCCCGGCACGGACGTCGCGCTGGTCGCGGCCCTGTCGCACGTGATGATCAAAAACGACCTGTACGACAAGGAATTCATGGCGAAGTACTCCGTCGGCTTCGACGAAGATACCCTGCCGGAAGATGCCCCCAAGAACAGCTCGTGGATGGCCTACGTCATGGGCGACGCCGACGACGTCGAGAAGACGCCCGAATGGGCCGCCGAAATTACCGGCATCCCGGCGGAGCGCATCGTCAGCCTCGCGTACGACATGGCGCAGACCAAGCCGTGCGCCATCGTGCAAAACCTGGGCTTCCAGCGCCGCGCCTACGGCGAACAGCCCGTTCGCGCCATCCCGATCCTGGCCGCGATGACCGGCAACTTCGGCATTCACGGCGGCGGCACCGGTGCAACCGTGGGTCGTGGCTCGTCCATCAGCATGGGCAGCGTCCCGACGGGCGATAATCCGATCAAGGGCGTGATTTCGGTCTTCATGTGGCCGGATATGATCACGCGCGGCACGGAAATGACCAGCGGCCCCGACGACCGCATCAAGGGCGTCGAGAAGCTCAACGCCAACATGAAGTTCATGTGGAACCACGGCGGCAACACCATCACCAACCAGCACTCGGACATCAACCTGACGCAAGAAATCCTCAGTGACGATACGAAGCTGGAACTCATCGTCACCTGCGAAGTCATGATGACGCCGAGCGCCATGTGGTCCGACATCCTGCTGCCCGCCTGCACCGGTTTCGAGACGGACAACGTCATCACCGGCGGTGGTTCGGGCCGCGTCGCGTGGGCCATGTACAGCCATCAGGTGATCGAGCCGCTGTTCGAGGACATGCCGGAAATCTGGATGGCCGACCAGCTTGCCGACCGTCTCGGCGTCCTGGATGCCTTCCGCGAGGGCAAGGAAACCACCGAGGATTGGATCCGCTTCATGGTGGACACCGCGCGCGAAAAGGACGAAAACTTCCCCACCTTCGAAGAATTCAAGGAAGTGGGTATCTACAAGAAGACGACTTCCGGTCAGGTGATCGGCGCGGCGGACTTCGTGGAAGATCCCGAAGCCAACCCGCTGTCCACCCCCACGGGTAAGATCGAAATTTACTCGCCGACCCTGGCCGCGCTGAACGACCCGGAAGAAATTCCGGCCATTCCCAAGTACATTCCCGAATGGGAAGGCGTCAGTGACCCGCTGCGCGATACCTATCCGCTGATGATGATCGGTTCGCACGCCGTCCAGCGCTCGCACTCCACGTTCAGTGGCATCGACTACCTGGAAGAAGCGCACCACCACGTCATGTGGATCAACACGCTCGACGCTGCCGACCGTGGCATCGAAAACGGCGATACGGTCCACGTCTTCAACGACCGGGGCAAGATCGAAATCGAAGCCCGCGTGACGCCGCGCATCCGTCCCGGCGTCATCTCCGTACCGCAAGGACACTGGTACGACCCCGATTCAAACGGTCTGGACAAGGGTGGCTGCATCAACACACTCACCAAATATCACCCCACCCCGTTTGCCAAGGGGAATCCGCAGCACACCAACCTCGTGCAGGTTGAGAAGGCGTAG
- a CDS encoding DMSO/selenate family reductase complex B subunit has protein sequence MATQLGFHVDLSKCTGCKACQIACKDKNDLPMDVIWRRVAQYTGGEWIKSGNQYVPSNVFSYFVSVSCMHCDNPLCMDVCPAAAITKNEDGIVEIDQDKCVGCRYCEWTCPYGAPQFNADKGVMTKCNLCVDLLAQGEKPACVAGCTFRALDYGPIDELREKYGNFDDPAPLVDPSITKPNMVFTPRKTATMTHDSNVGAIANSEEL, from the coding sequence ATGGCAACTCAACTCGGTTTTCACGTCGATCTCTCGAAATGCACGGGGTGCAAGGCCTGCCAGATCGCGTGCAAGGACAAGAACGACCTGCCGATGGATGTGATCTGGCGCCGCGTCGCCCAGTACACCGGTGGCGAGTGGATCAAGAGCGGCAACCAGTACGTGCCCTCAAACGTCTTTTCGTACTTCGTCTCGGTATCGTGCATGCACTGCGACAACCCGCTCTGCATGGACGTGTGCCCGGCGGCGGCCATCACAAAGAATGAAGATGGCATCGTCGAGATCGACCAGGATAAGTGCGTCGGCTGCCGTTACTGCGAATGGACCTGCCCCTACGGCGCACCGCAGTTCAACGCCGACAAGGGCGTAATGACCAAATGTAATCTGTGCGTGGACCTGCTCGCTCAGGGCGAAAAGCCCGCCTGCGTCGCGGGCTGCACCTTCCGCGCGCTGGACTACGGCCCCATCGACGAACTGCGCGAGAAGTATGGCAACTTCGACGATCCCGCGCCGCTGGTGGACCCGTCGATCACCAAGCCCAACATGGTCTTCACGCCGCGCAAGACGGCCACGATGACGCACGACTCCAACGTCGGTGCAATCGCCAACAGTGAGGAGCTGTAG
- a CDS encoding SDR family NAD(P)-dependent oxidoreductase has product MAFTLEHDTALITGGGTGLGLGIARCFVEAGAHVIIAGRREDPLRTAVEELGPRASYAILDVTDLDGMEQVAAQIVAQHGEISILVNNAGIHLKKPAEDTTPAELQTVLDTHVLGAFALSRALIPSMKRHGSGHILFIASMASLMGLPEVVAYAAAKTAILGLMRTMAVELAPARIRVNAIAPGWIESPMMHGALEQDPARKERILSRTPMAGFGQPEDVGWAAVYLSAPEARFVTGTLLTVDGGISIGL; this is encoded by the coding sequence ATGGCGTTTACTCTTGAGCACGACACGGCGTTGATTACCGGCGGCGGGACTGGCCTGGGTCTGGGCATCGCCCGGTGCTTCGTCGAGGCAGGCGCACACGTGATTATCGCGGGCCGCCGCGAGGACCCGCTGCGCACCGCCGTGGAGGAATTGGGACCGCGCGCCAGCTACGCTATCCTCGACGTGACCGATCTGGATGGAATGGAGCAGGTCGCTGCGCAGATCGTCGCGCAGCACGGCGAGATCTCGATCCTGGTCAACAACGCGGGGATCCACCTGAAGAAACCGGCGGAAGACACTACGCCCGCCGAGCTACAAACCGTACTCGACACGCACGTGCTGGGCGCGTTCGCCCTGTCCCGCGCGCTGATCCCGTCGATGAAGCGCCACGGGAGCGGGCACATCCTGTTCATCGCGTCGATGGCCTCATTGATGGGCCTGCCGGAAGTCGTCGCCTACGCCGCGGCCAAGACCGCGATCCTGGGCCTGATGCGCACGATGGCCGTCGAGCTGGCTCCGGCGCGTATTCGCGTTAATGCCATCGCGCCGGGCTGGATCGAGTCACCGATGATGCACGGCGCGCTGGAACAAGATCCCGCGCGCAAGGAACGCATCCTCAGCCGCACGCCGATGGCCGGGTTCGGGCAGCCGGAGGACGTGGGCTGGGCGGCGGTGTATCTCAGCGCGCCGGAAGCGCGCTTCGTCACCGGTACGCTGCTGACCGTCGACGGCGGCATCTCGATTGGGCTGTAG
- a CDS encoding ABC transporter permease — MSAVTDVSGLHERQPRSPLYWVQRILTQYTIQCLLLVVVIGLSLSNDNFRQEANILSVLRQTSFAGIGAAGMTLLIINGAFDLSVAGLLGLCGVVLAQILPDAGVLPAILVTILLGIGLGIANGLVVTKIKIPAFIATLGMMYIYLAIGFIITDGQVVPVTDKAFRKVGTGDFLGLPIPFLIMIVTYVVLFGIVKYTTYGRFIRAVGSNENASFAGGIPVDRVRIFAFALVGLCTGLAGIALTGYLSSAQPIMAEGYELRVIAAAVVGGTSLKGGSGTLFGTFTGALFFTVINNALNLFNVGAYWQYVAVGMIIITALGIEALRHRFSGSLRSV, encoded by the coding sequence ATGAGCGCCGTCACCGATGTGTCTGGCCTGCATGAGCGCCAGCCGCGCAGCCCGCTGTACTGGGTCCAGCGCATTCTGACCCAATACACCATTCAGTGCCTGCTGCTGGTCGTGGTCATCGGGCTGAGCCTGAGCAATGACAACTTCCGGCAGGAAGCGAACATCCTCTCCGTGCTGCGGCAGACGTCCTTCGCCGGGATCGGCGCGGCGGGCATGACGCTGCTGATCATCAACGGTGCATTCGACCTGTCCGTGGCAGGCCTGCTGGGGCTATGCGGCGTGGTGCTGGCGCAGATTCTGCCGGACGCAGGCGTGCTGCCCGCGATCCTGGTGACGATCCTGCTCGGCATCGGGCTGGGCATCGCCAATGGGCTGGTGGTCACCAAAATCAAGATTCCCGCCTTCATCGCCACGCTGGGTATGATGTACATTTATCTGGCGATCGGCTTCATCATCACCGATGGGCAGGTCGTCCCGGTCACCGACAAGGCGTTCCGCAAGGTGGGCACGGGCGACTTCCTCGGCCTGCCGATCCCGTTCCTGATCATGATCGTCACCTACGTGGTGCTGTTCGGCATCGTGAAGTACACGACTTACGGGCGCTTCATCCGCGCGGTAGGCAGCAACGAAAACGCGAGTTTCGCGGGCGGCATCCCGGTGGACCGCGTGCGCATCTTCGCCTTCGCGCTGGTCGGCCTGTGCACCGGGCTGGCCGGGATCGCGCTGACGGGCTACCTGTCCTCGGCGCAGCCGATCATGGCCGAGGGTTACGAGCTGCGCGTGATCGCGGCGGCAGTCGTCGGCGGGACCAGCCTCAAGGGCGGGTCGGGCACGCTGTTCGGTACGTTTACCGGCGCGTTGTTCTTCACCGTGATCAACAACGCGCTGAACCTGTTCAACGTCGGGGCCTACTGGCAGTATGTGGCCGTGGGCATGATCATTATCACCGCGCTGGGCATCGAGGCGCTGCGCCACCGCTTCAGTGGGAGCCTGCGGAGCGTGTAG
- a CDS encoding sugar ABC transporter ATP-binding protein encodes MEPILEVKQITKQFPGVLALDHVDLELIPGEVHALVGENGAGKSTLIKIIAGQYQPTSGTLVMNGRTVQFDNPIQSQSAGISVINQEFNLIPQLSIAENIFLGREPRLITGLVDWKTMNARSAELLAELGLSLSPRLRVEYLSVGDLQLVEVAKALSRDFRVMIMDEPTAALNSAEVERLFSIIDSLRQRGVVVLYVSHRLSEIFRIADRVTVLRDGRRVDTRDIEGLAENDVITMMLGRELANYSVEKGADPEGRPALAVRDLTVPPALRGASFDLHYGEVLGVAGLIGSGRSELMRALFGIQTPAAGEVAIDGRPTKVRSAMQALREGIFMLPEDRKLEGIFPDLDVLDNLVIKRPRNDESVLARFFLALAAERSKYQEIRDKLSIKAHSRTQLISTLSGGNQQKVLLGRALVSQARILLLNEPSRGVDVGTKVEIHELIRQMAQEHRAVIVSSSDVPELVKVSDRCIVLSAGRVAAVLEGSQITEDNILACAVAHAKQEG; translated from the coding sequence GTGGAACCAATCCTTGAGGTGAAACAGATCACCAAACAATTTCCCGGGGTGCTGGCTCTCGACCACGTCGATTTGGAGCTGATTCCCGGCGAAGTGCACGCGCTCGTCGGCGAAAACGGAGCCGGTAAAAGTACGCTGATCAAGATCATCGCGGGCCAATACCAGCCCACGTCCGGCACGCTGGTCATGAATGGCCGGACCGTCCAGTTCGACAATCCGATACAGTCACAGTCGGCGGGCATCAGCGTCATTAACCAGGAGTTCAACCTCATCCCGCAGTTGAGCATCGCTGAGAATATCTTCCTTGGGCGCGAGCCGCGCCTCATCACCGGCCTGGTGGACTGGAAAACGATGAATGCCCGTTCCGCCGAGCTTCTGGCCGAACTCGGGTTGTCCCTGTCGCCCCGGCTGCGTGTGGAATATTTGAGCGTGGGCGACCTGCAGTTGGTCGAAGTTGCCAAAGCACTCTCGCGCGATTTCCGCGTGATGATCATGGACGAGCCGACCGCCGCGCTCAACAGCGCCGAGGTCGAGCGCCTGTTCTCGATCATCGACAGCCTGCGCCAGCGCGGCGTCGTGGTGCTGTACGTCTCGCACCGGCTCTCGGAGATCTTCCGCATCGCGGACCGGGTCACCGTGCTGCGCGACGGGCGCCGCGTCGATACGCGCGACATTGAGGGGCTGGCCGAAAACGACGTCATCACCATGATGCTGGGTCGCGAGCTGGCTAACTACAGTGTCGAAAAAGGCGCGGACCCCGAAGGTCGTCCGGCGCTGGCCGTGCGCGACCTGACCGTGCCGCCCGCGCTGCGCGGCGCGTCGTTCGACCTGCACTACGGCGAGGTTCTGGGCGTGGCGGGCCTGATCGGGTCGGGCCGCTCGGAGCTGATGCGCGCCCTGTTCGGGATCCAGACGCCCGCCGCGGGCGAAGTGGCGATTGACGGTCGCCCCACGAAGGTCCGCAGCGCGATGCAGGCCCTTCGCGAAGGCATCTTCATGCTGCCGGAGGACCGCAAGCTGGAAGGCATCTTCCCCGATCTGGACGTGCTGGACAACCTCGTCATCAAGCGCCCGCGCAACGACGAAAGCGTCCTGGCGCGCTTCTTCCTGGCGCTGGCTGCCGAGCGCAGCAAATACCAGGAGATCCGCGACAAACTCTCGATCAAGGCCCACAGCCGCACGCAGCTCATCTCCACGCTGAGCGGCGGCAACCAGCAGAAGGTACTGCTGGGCCGCGCGCTGGTCAGCCAGGCGCGCATCCTGCTGCTGAACGAGCCGAGCCGGGGCGTGGACGTGGGCACCAAGGTCGAGATCCACGAGCTGATTCGGCAGATGGCCCAGGAACACCGCGCCGTGATCGTCAGCTCGTCGGACGTGCCGGAGCTGGTCAAGGTCAGCGACCGCTGCATTGTGCTGAGCGCGGGCCGTGTCGCGGCGGTGCTCGAAGGCTCGCAAATTACCGAAGACAACATTCTCGCGTGCGCCGTCGCCCATGCGAAGCAAGAGGGATAG